The following proteins come from a genomic window of Pseudomonas sp. J452:
- a CDS encoding response regulator, giving the protein MSKSVLIVDDSSSFRQVVSIALKGAGYNVLEACDGKDALGKLDGRKINLIVSDVNMPNMDGITFVKSAKQLPAYKFTPVIMLTTEAGEAKKAEGKAAGVRAWVVKPFQPPVLLAAVAKLILP; this is encoded by the coding sequence ATGAGCAAGTCGGTACTGATAGTCGATGACTCCAGCAGCTTCCGCCAGGTCGTCAGCATTGCCCTCAAGGGCGCTGGCTACAACGTGCTGGAAGCCTGTGATGGCAAGGATGCGCTGGGCAAGCTGGATGGACGAAAGATCAACCTGATCGTCTCCGACGTGAACATGCCGAACATGGACGGCATCACCTTCGTCAAGTCGGCCAAGCAGCTGCCGGCCTACAAGTTCACCCCGGTGATCATGCTCACCACCGAGGCCGGCGAGGCGAAGAAGGCCGAGGGCAAGGCCGCCGGTGTGCGCGCCTGGGTGGTCAAACCGTTCCAGCCGCCGGTGCTGCTGGCTGCCGTAGCCAAACTGATCCTGCCCTAG
- a CDS encoding DUF2058 domain-containing protein — protein sequence MSISLRDQLLKAGLVNEKQVKQAGKQKQKQQRLEKKNQVEVDDSQKQAALQAMAEKVARDQELNRQLQEKAAQKALAAQIKQLIETSRLPKMTSEDYYNFVDDKKVKRIAVNAMLRDKLSRGSLAIVRHAGGYEIIPREAALKIQERDPQRVLLLNTQTEAPDADDPYAAYQVPDDLMW from the coding sequence ATGAGTATTTCCCTCCGCGATCAGCTGCTGAAAGCCGGTCTGGTCAATGAAAAGCAGGTCAAGCAGGCCGGCAAGCAGAAACAGAAGCAGCAGCGCCTGGAGAAGAAGAACCAGGTCGAAGTCGACGACTCGCAGAAGCAGGCCGCCCTGCAGGCCATGGCTGAGAAGGTCGCGCGCGACCAGGAACTGAATCGCCAGCTGCAGGAGAAGGCCGCGCAGAAGGCCCTCGCCGCGCAGATCAAGCAGCTGATCGAGACCTCGCGCCTGCCAAAGATGACCAGCGAGGACTACTACAACTTCGTCGACGACAAGAAGGTCAAGCGCATCGCGGTCAACGCCATGCTGCGCGACAAACTCAGCCGTGGCTCGCTGGCCATCGTCCGGCATGCCGGCGGCTACGAGATCATCCCGCGCGAAGCCGCGCTGAAGATCCAGGAGCGCGACCCGCAGCGGGTGCTGCTGCTCAACACCCAGACCGAGGCGCCGGATGCCGACGATCCGTACGCCGCCTACCAGGTCCCTGATGACCTGATGTGGTAA
- the mazG gene encoding nucleoside triphosphate pyrophosphohydrolase → MKDTYSLDDLLHLMARLRDPQHGCPWDLKQSYATIVPHTIEEAYEVADAIERSDFEHLPGELGDLLFQVVYYSQLAREEGRFEFAQVVDGITRKLIRRHPHVFVDGDLYGAPDAARLEEAAVKQRWEELKAEERAEKAAVPEQLSLLDDVPNALPALSRAVKLQKRAAQVGFDWPEALPVVDKVREELDEVLEAMSENDPQAIAEEIGDLLFVVTNLARHLKVDPETALRSANGKFERRFRFIEQTLRAAGQPIENCSLEQLDALWGEAKKQEKLLPGC, encoded by the coding sequence ATGAAAGACACCTATTCCCTCGACGACCTGCTGCACTTGATGGCCCGCCTGCGTGACCCGCAGCACGGCTGCCCGTGGGATCTCAAGCAGAGCTACGCGACCATCGTGCCGCATACCATCGAGGAAGCTTACGAGGTGGCCGACGCAATTGAGCGCAGCGACTTCGAGCACCTGCCGGGTGAACTCGGCGACCTGCTGTTCCAGGTGGTCTACTACAGCCAGCTGGCTCGCGAGGAGGGGCGTTTCGAGTTCGCTCAGGTGGTCGACGGCATCACCCGCAAACTGATTCGCCGTCATCCCCACGTGTTCGTCGATGGCGATCTGTATGGCGCGCCGGATGCGGCCAGGCTTGAGGAAGCCGCGGTCAAGCAGCGCTGGGAAGAACTCAAGGCCGAGGAGCGTGCCGAGAAAGCCGCCGTCCCCGAGCAGCTGTCGCTGCTGGATGATGTGCCCAACGCGCTGCCGGCCCTAAGCCGCGCGGTCAAGCTGCAGAAGCGCGCGGCCCAGGTCGGTTTCGACTGGCCGGAAGCCCTGCCGGTGGTGGACAAGGTGCGCGAAGAGCTGGACGAAGTATTGGAGGCCATGAGCGAGAACGACCCGCAGGCCATCGCCGAGGAAATCGGCGACCTGCTGTTCGTGGTCACCAACCTGGCCCGTCATCTCAAGGTCGATCCGGAAACTGCCCTGCGCAGCGCCAACGGCAAGTTCGAGCGGCGCTTCCGCTTTATCGAACAAACCTTGCGCGCAGCCGGCCAGCCCATTGAGAATTGCAGCCTGGAACAACTGGATGCCCTGTGGGGCGAAGCCAAGAAGCAGGAAAAACTGCTGCCTGGCTGTTAA
- the relA gene encoding GTP diphosphokinase, with amino-acid sequence MVQVRAHQPINDDGSINLQAWLDHTLKADPALDRAALQVACEFARDAEQQANAAQNLWAEGNSSFRTGLEIAEILADLKLDQDSLVAAVIYRAVREGKITLKTVQEKFGPVVAKLVEGVLRMAAISASLNPRDSLVLGSQAQVENLRKMLVAMVDDVRVALIKLAERTCAIRAVKHADDEKRHRVAREVFDIYAPLAHRLGIGHIKWELEDLSFRYLEPEQYKQIAKLLHERRLDREQYINDVMKQLREELTAAGIKPDISGRAKHIYSIWRKMQRKGLQFSQIYDVRAVRVLVPEMRDCYTALGIVHSLWRHIPKEFDDYIANPKENGYRSLHTAVIGPDGKVLEVQIRTSAMHEEAELGVCAHWKYKGTDVKGNSDHYEEKISWLRQVLEWHEELGDIGGLAEQLRVDIEPDRVYVFTPDGHAIDLPKGATPLDFAYRVHTEIGHNCRGAKINGRIVPLSYSLQTGEQVEIITGKHGSPSRDWLNSNLGYITTSRARAKIVHWFKLQDRDQNVAAGKVMLERELARLALPHVDFDKLADKCNMKTAEDMHAALGAGDLRLAHAVNMAQQLVEPERGNEQLELIPRRASTGYKPGKRGDIQIQGVGNLLTQMAGCCQPLPGDPIVGYITVGRGVSIHRQDCASVLQLAGREPERIIQVSWGPVPVQTYPVDIVIKAYDRSGLLRDVSQLLLNERLNVLAVNTRSNKEDNTASMSITVEIPGLDALARLLGRISQLPNIIEARRSRSS; translated from the coding sequence ATGGTACAGGTCAGGGCTCATCAGCCGATCAACGATGACGGCAGCATCAACCTGCAGGCGTGGCTGGACCACACCCTGAAGGCCGATCCGGCGCTGGACCGCGCGGCGCTGCAAGTCGCCTGCGAGTTCGCCCGCGATGCCGAGCAGCAGGCCAATGCCGCACAGAACCTGTGGGCCGAGGGCAACTCCAGTTTCCGTACCGGCCTGGAGATCGCCGAGATCCTCGCCGACCTCAAGCTCGACCAGGACTCGCTGGTCGCAGCGGTGATCTACCGTGCCGTGCGCGAAGGCAAGATCACCCTCAAGACCGTGCAGGAAAAATTCGGCCCGGTGGTGGCCAAGCTGGTCGAGGGCGTGCTGCGCATGGCGGCGATCAGCGCCTCGCTGAACCCGCGCGACTCCCTGGTACTCGGCTCTCAGGCGCAGGTGGAAAACCTGCGCAAGATGCTGGTGGCCATGGTCGACGACGTGCGCGTGGCCCTGATCAAACTGGCCGAGCGCACCTGCGCGATCCGTGCGGTCAAGCATGCCGACGACGAGAAGCGCCACCGCGTGGCCCGCGAGGTGTTCGACATCTACGCGCCGCTGGCCCATCGCCTGGGTATCGGCCATATCAAGTGGGAGCTGGAGGACCTGTCCTTCCGCTACCTGGAGCCCGAGCAGTACAAGCAGATCGCCAAGCTGCTGCACGAGCGTCGCCTCGATCGCGAGCAGTACATCAACGATGTGATGAAGCAGCTGCGCGAAGAACTGACCGCCGCCGGGATCAAGCCGGACATCAGCGGGCGGGCCAAGCACATCTATTCGATCTGGCGAAAAATGCAGCGCAAGGGCCTGCAGTTCAGCCAGATCTACGACGTGCGCGCGGTGCGCGTGCTGGTGCCGGAGATGCGCGACTGCTACACCGCGCTGGGCATCGTGCACAGCCTGTGGCGGCACATCCCCAAGGAGTTCGACGACTACATCGCCAACCCCAAGGAGAACGGCTACCGCTCCCTGCACACCGCGGTGATCGGCCCGGACGGCAAGGTGCTGGAAGTACAGATCCGTACCTCGGCCATGCACGAGGAAGCCGAGCTGGGTGTGTGTGCGCACTGGAAGTACAAGGGCACCGACGTCAAGGGCAACTCCGACCACTACGAGGAGAAGATCTCCTGGTTGCGTCAGGTGCTCGAGTGGCACGAGGAGCTCGGCGACATCGGTGGGCTGGCCGAACAGCTGCGTGTGGATATCGAGCCGGACCGGGTCTACGTGTTCACCCCGGACGGCCACGCCATCGACCTGCCCAAGGGCGCCACGCCGTTGGACTTCGCCTACCGTGTGCACACCGAGATCGGTCACAACTGCCGTGGCGCCAAGATCAACGGGCGTATCGTGCCGCTCAGCTACAGCCTGCAGACCGGCGAACAGGTGGAGATCATCACCGGCAAGCACGGCTCGCCGAGCCGCGACTGGCTGAACTCCAACCTTGGCTACATCACCACCTCGCGGGCGCGGGCGAAGATCGTCCACTGGTTCAAGTTGCAGGACCGCGACCAGAACGTCGCCGCCGGCAAGGTCATGCTCGAACGCGAATTGGCGCGCCTGGCGCTGCCGCACGTGGACTTCGACAAACTGGCCGACAAGTGCAACATGAAGACCGCCGAGGACATGCACGCCGCCCTCGGGGCCGGTGACCTGCGCCTGGCCCATGCGGTCAACATGGCCCAGCAGCTGGTCGAGCCGGAACGTGGCAACGAGCAGCTGGAACTGATCCCGCGGCGCGCCAGCACCGGCTACAAGCCGGGCAAGCGCGGCGATATCCAGATCCAGGGCGTCGGCAACCTGCTCACGCAGATGGCCGGCTGCTGCCAGCCGCTACCGGGCGACCCGATCGTCGGCTATATCACCGTTGGCCGCGGGGTCAGCATCCACCGCCAGGACTGCGCCTCGGTGCTGCAACTGGCCGGGCGCGAGCCGGAGCGGATCATCCAGGTCAGCTGGGGCCCGGTGCCAGTGCAGACCTACCCGGTGGATATCGTGATCAAGGCCTACGACCGTTCCGGCCTGCTGCGCGACGTCTCGCAGCTGCTGCTCAACGAACGCCTCAACGTGCTGGCGGTGAATACCCGCTCGAACAAGGAAGACAACACCGCGTCGATGTCGATCACCGTGGAGATCCCTGGGCTGGATGCGCTGGCGCGCCTGCTCGGGCGCATCTCGCAGCTGCCCAATATTATCGAGGCCCGCCGCAGCCGCAGCAGTTGA
- the rlmD gene encoding 23S rRNA (uracil(1939)-C(5))-methyltransferase RlmD, protein MAKRSGGLRFQPSGGERKAQVPVGKKQKLSIERLANDGRGIAFLEGRSWFVAGALPGEEVEARVLAARSQVVEARAERILQAVELRRQPPCAHAGSCGGCTLQHLPHAEQLALKQRSLSEQLQRVGGIEPEQWAAPLVGPEFAYRRRARIAVRWDVKAKQLEVGFRAAASQDIVAIADCPVLVQPLQPLLRALPLLLRSLEKPQALGHVELFHGTQAALLLRHTAPLGEADLARLRSFCSEHQAQLWLHGAGEPEADQPGLSLGYRLEPWNLELQYRPGDFVQVNAPVNQAMVEQALDWLAPQTGERVLDLFCGLGNFALPLAQQVAEVVAVEGVQAMVERARENAAANGLGNLHFFRADLSKPLAEAGWALQAFDAVLLDPPRDGAFEVVKQIGTLGARRLVYVSCNPATLARDAAELVRQGYRLKRAGILDMFPQTAHVEAMALFEAG, encoded by the coding sequence ATGGCCAAGCGCAGCGGTGGCTTGCGTTTCCAACCCAGTGGCGGCGAGCGCAAGGCGCAAGTGCCGGTGGGCAAGAAGCAGAAGCTCAGCATCGAGCGACTGGCCAACGATGGGCGCGGTATCGCTTTCCTCGAAGGGCGCAGCTGGTTCGTCGCCGGCGCGCTGCCGGGCGAGGAGGTCGAAGCGCGCGTGCTGGCGGCCCGCAGCCAGGTGGTCGAGGCCCGCGCCGAGCGCATCCTGCAGGCCGTGGAGCTGCGTCGTCAGCCGCCTTGCGCGCATGCCGGCAGCTGCGGCGGCTGCACTCTGCAGCACCTGCCGCACGCCGAACAGCTTGCCCTGAAACAGCGCAGCCTGAGCGAGCAGCTGCAGCGTGTGGGCGGCATTGAGCCCGAGCAGTGGGCCGCGCCGCTGGTCGGCCCCGAGTTTGCCTACCGCCGCCGCGCGCGTATCGCCGTGCGTTGGGACGTCAAGGCCAAGCAGTTGGAGGTGGGTTTCCGCGCCGCGGCCAGCCAGGACATCGTCGCCATCGCCGACTGCCCAGTACTGGTACAGCCCTTGCAGCCTTTGCTGCGCGCGTTACCGCTGTTACTGCGCAGCCTGGAAAAACCCCAGGCACTCGGTCACGTCGAGCTGTTCCACGGCACCCAGGCGGCCCTGCTGCTGCGCCACACGGCGCCGCTGGGCGAGGCCGACCTGGCGCGCCTGCGCAGCTTCTGTAGCGAGCACCAGGCGCAGCTGTGGCTGCACGGTGCCGGCGAGCCCGAGGCCGATCAGCCCGGACTGAGCCTGGGTTACCGTTTGGAACCCTGGAACCTGGAGCTGCAGTACCGCCCGGGCGATTTCGTCCAGGTCAACGCGCCGGTCAATCAGGCGATGGTCGAACAGGCACTAGACTGGTTGGCACCGCAGACTGGCGAGCGCGTGCTGGATCTGTTCTGCGGCCTGGGCAACTTTGCCCTGCCGCTGGCCCAGCAGGTCGCCGAGGTTGTAGCGGTGGAAGGGGTGCAGGCGATGGTCGAGCGCGCGCGTGAAAATGCCGCGGCAAACGGTCTGGGCAATCTGCACTTTTTCCGGGCAGACCTGTCGAAGCCGCTGGCCGAGGCCGGCTGGGCCCTGCAGGCGTTCGACGCGGTATTGCTCGATCCGCCACGTGACGGCGCGTTCGAGGTGGTCAAGCAGATTGGTACGCTGGGTGCCCGGCGCCTGGTCTATGTATCGTGCAATCCGGCGACCCTGGCCCGCGATGCGGCCGAGCTGGTGCGCCAGGGTTATCGGCTGAAACGGGCCGGCATTCTCGACATGTTTCCGCAGACGGCGCATGTCGAGGCAATGGCGTTATTCGAGGCGGGCTAG
- the cysM gene encoding cysteine synthase CysM — protein MSLQFPTIADCIGNTPLVRLQRLPGNTSNTLLVKLEGNNPAGSVKDRPALSMISRAEQRGDIQPGDVLIEATSGNTGIALAMAAAIKGYQMVLIMPDNSTAERKAAMTAYGAELILVDSMEGARDLALQMQADGRGKVLDQFANGDNPVAHYSGTGPEIWQQTQGSITHFISSMGTTGTIMGVSRYLKEQNPAVQIVGLQPQEGSAIPGIRRWPEEYLPKIFDATRVDRVIDMSQLEAEQVMRRLAREEGIFCGVSSGGSVAAMLRLSQEVENAVMVAIICDRGDRYLSTGVYDDPQ, from the coding sequence ATGAGCCTGCAGTTTCCCACCATCGCCGATTGCATCGGCAACACCCCGCTGGTTCGCCTGCAACGCCTGCCCGGCAACACCTCCAACACCTTGCTGGTGAAGCTGGAAGGTAACAACCCGGCCGGCTCGGTGAAGGACCGTCCGGCGCTGTCGATGATCAGCCGCGCCGAGCAGCGCGGCGATATCCAGCCCGGCGACGTGCTGATCGAGGCCACCAGCGGCAACACCGGCATCGCCCTGGCCATGGCCGCGGCGATCAAGGGTTACCAGATGGTGTTGATCATGCCGGACAACTCTACCGCCGAGCGCAAGGCGGCGATGACTGCCTACGGTGCCGAGCTGATCCTGGTCGACAGCATGGAAGGCGCCCGCGACCTGGCCCTGCAGATGCAGGCCGATGGCCGTGGCAAGGTGCTTGACCAGTTCGCCAACGGCGACAACCCGGTCGCCCACTACAGCGGCACCGGCCCGGAGATCTGGCAGCAGACCCAGGGCAGCATCACCCACTTCATCAGTTCCATGGGCACCACCGGCACCATCATGGGCGTGTCGCGTTACCTCAAGGAACAGAACCCGGCGGTGCAGATCGTCGGCCTGCAGCCCCAGGAAGGTTCGGCGATCCCCGGCATCCGTCGCTGGCCCGAGGAATACCTGCCGAAGATCTTCGACGCCACGCGAGTGGATCGGGTGATCGACATGAGCCAGCTGGAAGCCGAGCAGGTGATGCGCCGCCTGGCGCGCGAGGAGGGCATCTTCTGTGGCGTGTCGTCCGGCGGTTCGGTGGCGGCCATGCTGCGCCTGTCGCAGGAAGTGGAGAACGCGGTGATGGTGGCGATCATCTGCGACCGCGGCGATCGCTACCTGTCCACCGGCGTCTACGACGACCCGCAGTAA
- a CDS encoding response regulator, with protein sequence MFKELGIKGRVLLLTLLPTSLLALVLGGYFTWMQLAELRAQLQQRGELVVQQLAPLAAPALASNDAKLLERLAQETLNQADVRAVSFLSSERQPLAQAGPSMLSPPPQSDGSPLVQSGGQDATRFLLPVYGRHRSLVSEQSDAEANRLIGWVELELSHHRTLLQGYRSLFASLLLIVTGLTVTALLALRMSRTINEPLRSIKQGVAQLKDGNLQTRLPALGNHELDELASGINRMAESLQNAQEELQHSIDQATEDVRQNLETIEIQNIELDFARKEALEASRIKSEFLANMSHEIRTPLNGILGFTNLLQKSDLTPRQQDYLGTIEKSAESLLGIINEILDFSKIEAGKLVLESIPFNLRDLLQDTLTLLAPAAHEKQLELVSLVYRDTPLSLQGDPQRLKQVLTNLVSNAIKFTREGTIALRAMVEDESDDRAQLRISVQDTGVGLSDEDQRALFQAFSQADNSLSRQAGGTGLGLVISKRLIEQMGGEIGVDSTPEEGSEFWISLSLPKARDDSEDLPRAPLSGRRVAMLESHALVHQALIHQLEDCGLQVLPFASLDALLESVAQHQQSKQPIELAVLGVRVQELPPEQLSQRVWDLDRLGCKSLVLCPTTEQALYHESLPDAHSQLQAKPACTRKLQRALSDLIHPRQHRSESRQPLTSRAPRLLCVDDNPANLLLVQTLLGDMGAEVVAVDSGYAALESVQQHSFDLVFMDVQMPGMDGRQATEAIRQWEQERERSPMPIVALTAHALANEKRALLQSGMDDYLTKPINERQLAQVVLKWTGLDLRGQVVTSAADSVPASSSLQVLDAEEGLRLAAGKADLAADMLSMLLASLAADRQTIRQARDSGDRNALLERVHRLHGATRYCGVPQLRAACQRSETLLKQESPAAQGALDELDAAIARLAEEAAVSA encoded by the coding sequence GTGTTCAAGGAACTCGGCATCAAGGGCCGCGTGTTGCTGCTCACCCTGCTGCCCACCAGCTTGCTGGCCCTGGTCCTGGGCGGCTACTTCACCTGGATGCAGCTGGCCGAACTGCGCGCCCAGCTGCAGCAACGCGGCGAACTGGTAGTACAGCAGCTCGCCCCTCTGGCCGCGCCGGCGCTGGCTAGCAACGACGCCAAGCTGCTCGAACGGCTGGCCCAGGAAACGCTCAACCAGGCCGATGTGCGCGCCGTCAGCTTCCTCTCCAGCGAACGCCAACCCCTAGCCCAGGCCGGCCCGAGCATGCTCAGCCCGCCGCCGCAGAGCGACGGCAGCCCGCTGGTGCAGAGCGGCGGCCAGGATGCCACGCGCTTCCTGCTGCCGGTCTACGGCCGCCACCGCAGTCTGGTCAGCGAGCAGAGCGATGCAGAGGCCAACCGCCTGATCGGCTGGGTCGAGCTGGAGCTGTCGCACCACCGCACCCTGTTGCAGGGCTATCGCAGCCTGTTCGCCAGCCTGCTGCTGATCGTCACCGGGCTGACCGTCACCGCCCTGCTCGCCCTGCGCATGAGCCGCACCATCAACGAACCGCTGCGCAGCATCAAGCAGGGTGTGGCCCAGCTCAAGGACGGCAACCTGCAGACGCGTCTGCCGGCCCTCGGCAACCATGAACTGGACGAACTGGCCTCGGGCATCAACCGCATGGCCGAGTCGCTGCAGAATGCCCAGGAAGAACTGCAGCACAGCATCGACCAGGCCACCGAGGACGTGCGACAGAACCTGGAGACCATCGAGATCCAGAACATCGAGCTGGACTTCGCGCGCAAGGAGGCCCTGGAGGCCAGCCGGATCAAGTCCGAGTTCCTCGCCAACATGAGCCACGAGATTCGCACCCCGCTCAACGGCATCCTCGGCTTCACCAACCTGCTGCAGAAAAGCGACCTGACCCCGCGCCAGCAGGACTACCTAGGCACCATCGAGAAGTCCGCCGAAAGCCTGCTGGGGATCATCAACGAGATCCTCGATTTCTCCAAGATCGAGGCCGGCAAGCTGGTGCTGGAAAGCATTCCGTTCAACCTGCGCGACCTGCTGCAGGACACCCTGACCCTGCTCGCCCCGGCCGCCCACGAGAAGCAGCTGGAGCTGGTCAGCCTGGTCTACCGCGACACCCCACTGTCGCTGCAGGGCGACCCGCAACGGCTCAAGCAGGTGCTGACCAACCTGGTCAGCAACGCGATCAAGTTCACCCGCGAAGGCACCATCGCCCTGCGCGCCATGGTCGAGGACGAGAGCGACGACCGCGCGCAGCTGCGCATCAGCGTGCAGGACACCGGCGTCGGCCTCTCCGACGAGGATCAACGCGCGCTGTTCCAGGCCTTCAGCCAGGCCGACAACTCGCTGTCGCGCCAGGCCGGCGGCACCGGCCTGGGCCTGGTGATTTCCAAGCGCCTGATCGAGCAGATGGGCGGCGAGATCGGCGTCGACAGCACGCCCGAGGAAGGTTCCGAGTTCTGGATCAGCCTGAGCCTGCCCAAGGCCCGCGATGACAGCGAAGACCTGCCGCGCGCGCCACTCAGCGGCCGGCGCGTGGCCATGCTGGAATCCCACGCGCTGGTCCATCAGGCCCTGATTCATCAGCTGGAAGATTGCGGCCTGCAGGTCCTGCCGTTCGCCAGTCTCGACGCCCTGCTCGAAAGCGTGGCCCAGCACCAGCAAAGCAAGCAGCCGATCGAACTGGCCGTGCTCGGCGTGCGCGTGCAGGAGCTGCCCCCGGAGCAGCTCAGCCAGCGCGTCTGGGACCTCGACCGCCTCGGCTGCAAGAGCCTGGTGCTGTGCCCGACCACCGAGCAGGCGCTGTACCACGAGAGCCTGCCGGACGCACACAGCCAGCTGCAGGCCAAGCCCGCCTGCACGCGCAAACTGCAACGCGCCCTCTCCGACCTGATCCATCCGCGCCAGCACAGAAGCGAAAGCCGCCAGCCGCTGACCAGCCGCGCACCGCGCCTGCTGTGCGTCGACGACAACCCGGCCAACCTGCTGCTGGTGCAGACCCTGCTCGGCGACATGGGCGCCGAGGTGGTCGCCGTGGACAGCGGCTACGCCGCCCTGGAAAGCGTGCAGCAGCACAGCTTCGACCTGGTCTTCATGGATGTGCAGATGCCCGGCATGGACGGCCGCCAGGCCACCGAGGCGATTCGCCAGTGGGAACAGGAGCGCGAGCGCAGCCCGATGCCGATCGTCGCCCTCACCGCCCACGCCCTCGCCAACGAGAAGCGTGCCCTGCTGCAGAGCGGCATGGACGACTACCTGACCAAGCCGATCAACGAGCGCCAGCTGGCCCAGGTGGTACTCAAGTGGACCGGCCTCGACCTGCGTGGCCAGGTGGTCACCAGTGCCGCCGACAGCGTGCCGGCCAGCAGTTCGCTGCAGGTACTGGATGCCGAGGAAGGCCTGCGCCTGGCCGCCGGCAAGGCCGACCTGGCCGCCGACATGCTGAGCATGCTGCTGGCCTCGCTGGCCGCCGACCGCCAGACCATCCGCCAGGCCCGCGACAGCGGTGACCGCAACGCCCTGCTCGAACGGGTGCACCGCCTGCACGGCGCCACCCGCTACTGCGGCGTGCCGCAATTGCGCGCCGCCTGCCAACGCAGCGAAACCTTGCTCAAACAAGAGAGCCCAGCCGCCCAGGGCGCCCTCGACGAACTCGACGCGGCCATCGCCCGCCTGGCCGAGGAGGCCGCCGTCAGCGCCTGA
- a CDS encoding 2-hydroxyacid dehydrogenase, protein MRIILFSSKPYDRDSFLAASAPADWQLQFQEAHLNQHTAALAAGYPVVCAFINDDLSAAVLERLAAGGTRLIALRSAGYNHVDLDAAQQLGLTVVRVPAYSPFAVAEHAIALIMALNRRIHRAFNRTREGDFSLHGLTGFDLHGKCVGVIGAGKIGQAFARIMRGFGCTVQLYDPYPVSNLSELGAQQVGLDELIASSDIISLHCPLNDGSRHLIDGPRLAQMKRGAMLINTGRGALVDTPALIGALKSGQLGYLGIDVYEEEAELFFEDRSDQPLQDDVLARLLTFPNVIVTAHQAFLTREALAAIARATLDNIAAWSAGQPVNRVSASA, encoded by the coding sequence ATGCGCATCATCCTGTTCAGCAGCAAGCCCTACGACCGCGACAGTTTCCTCGCCGCCAGCGCGCCCGCCGACTGGCAACTGCAATTCCAGGAAGCCCACCTCAACCAGCACACCGCCGCACTGGCCGCTGGCTACCCGGTGGTCTGCGCCTTTATCAACGACGACCTGTCCGCCGCCGTGCTAGAGCGCCTGGCCGCCGGCGGTACACGCCTGATCGCCCTGCGCTCGGCCGGCTACAACCATGTCGACCTCGACGCCGCGCAGCAGCTCGGCCTGACCGTAGTGCGCGTGCCGGCCTACTCGCCCTTTGCCGTGGCCGAGCATGCGATCGCGCTGATCATGGCGCTCAACCGGCGCATCCACCGCGCCTTCAACCGCACCCGTGAAGGCGACTTCAGCCTGCACGGGCTGACCGGCTTCGACCTGCACGGCAAATGCGTCGGCGTGATCGGCGCCGGCAAGATCGGCCAGGCCTTTGCCCGCATCATGCGTGGCTTCGGCTGCACGGTGCAGCTGTATGACCCCTACCCGGTGAGCAACCTGAGCGAACTTGGCGCCCAGCAGGTCGGCCTCGACGAACTGATCGCCAGCAGCGACATCATCAGCCTGCACTGCCCGCTCAACGACGGCAGCCGCCACCTGATCGATGGCCCGCGCCTGGCGCAGATGAAACGCGGCGCCATGCTGATCAATACCGGCCGCGGCGCGCTGGTCGACACCCCGGCGCTGATCGGCGCGCTGAAAAGCGGCCAGCTCGGCTATCTCGGCATCGACGTCTATGAAGAGGAAGCCGAGCTGTTCTTCGAGGATCGCTCCGACCAGCCGCTGCAGGACGACGTACTGGCGCGCCTGCTGACCTTCCCCAACGTCATCGTCACCGCCCACCAGGCTTTCCTCACCCGCGAGGCGCTGGCGGCAATTGCCCGCGCCACTCTGGACAACATTGCCGCCTGGAGCGCGGGCCAGCCGGTCAATCGGGTAAGCGCCAGCGCGTGA
- a CDS encoding META domain-containing protein, with the protein MKPTLALLAASLVGCAADPVQLESDKTYRVEWIGERPLIDRSHLTVTLGEDGRAYGTAGCNHWFAAYTREGDKLSFETAGSTRKMCAPALMEQEQRFLEALGQVQRWDVSGIGQLRLWPAAGKPIRLWPDEG; encoded by the coding sequence ATGAAGCCCACTCTAGCCCTGCTCGCCGCCAGCCTGGTCGGCTGCGCCGCCGACCCGGTGCAACTGGAAAGCGACAAGACCTATCGGGTCGAGTGGATCGGCGAGCGTCCGCTGATCGACCGCAGCCACCTGACCGTAACCCTCGGCGAAGACGGCCGCGCCTACGGCACCGCCGGCTGCAACCACTGGTTTGCCGCCTACACCCGTGAGGGCGACAAGCTGAGCTTTGAAACCGCCGGCAGCACCCGCAAGATGTGCGCCCCGGCGCTGATGGAGCAGGAACAGCGCTTCCTCGAAGCCTTGGGCCAGGTGCAGCGCTGGGATGTCTCGGGTATTGGCCAATTACGCCTGTGGCCGGCCGCGGGCAAGCCTATCCGCCTGTGGCCGGATGAAGGCTAA
- a CDS encoding anti-sigma factor family protein gives MLSCKELVAHSSDYLDGQLNLRERLGVRAHLAMCRHCRRFIRQMKVTQGVLRKLPDTAIPELDALAKRLAEQRNQSRQD, from the coding sequence ATGCTGAGCTGTAAGGAACTGGTAGCCCACTCCAGCGATTATCTCGATGGCCAGTTGAACCTGCGCGAGCGCCTGGGTGTGCGTGCGCACCTGGCCATGTGTCGCCATTGCCGGCGCTTCATTCGCCAGATGAAGGTGACTCAGGGTGTGCTGCGCAAGCTGCCGGACACGGCCATTCCCGAGCTGGACGCGCTGGCCAAGCGCCTGGCGGAGCAGCGCAACCAGTCGCGTCAGGATTAA